A genomic region of Mycolicibacterium poriferae contains the following coding sequences:
- a CDS encoding DUF998 domain-containing protein, translating into MSTASIRAAAGTWLVGAAVYLTAEVVTATGVESYSYLDDYISELGVSGLMNRAFMLHGVLFLIGAVLVVRSVELGWTGRAFVVAAAVNALGNVGVGGFPSGTAAHVTGAGMAIIGGNVAVILGALGSRSLGAGQWFRRAGVTLGAVGLLCLAVLVIDGVNGASLPVGLVERGAVYPIIAWELLAGVTILRTRSVV; encoded by the coding sequence TTGTCAACGGCTTCGATACGTGCCGCCGCAGGAACGTGGCTGGTCGGTGCGGCGGTATACCTGACCGCCGAAGTGGTCACGGCAACCGGTGTGGAGAGTTACAGCTACCTCGACGACTACATCAGTGAGCTGGGCGTGTCCGGACTGATGAACCGGGCGTTCATGCTGCACGGCGTGCTGTTCCTGATCGGCGCCGTTCTGGTGGTCCGCAGCGTCGAACTCGGCTGGACCGGGCGGGCCTTCGTCGTCGCCGCCGCGGTGAATGCGCTCGGCAACGTCGGAGTCGGCGGCTTTCCCAGTGGTACCGCAGCACACGTGACCGGCGCCGGGATGGCCATCATCGGCGGTAACGTCGCGGTGATCCTGGGCGCCCTCGGCAGCCGCTCGCTCGGGGCGGGGCAGTGGTTCCGGCGGGCCGGGGTGACCCTCGGCGCCGTCGGGCTGCTGTGCCTCGCTGTGCTGGTCATCGACGGCGTCAACGGCGCCTCGCTGCCGGTGGGGCTGGTCGAGCGAGGAGCGGTCTACCCGATCATCGCGTGGGAGCTGCTGGCCGGCGTCACGATCCTGCGGACACGCTCAGTCGTCTGA
- a CDS encoding phage major capsid protein, protein MPLYTNAAGGILTPEEVGALIVQPVEAASVAMQIATVVPTNSGEFRIPIVTNDAVAAWTPEGSDINPSDAGVDEVTVKPDKLAALSIISNELANDSSPAAQNVVGDSIARDLARKVDAAFFADTTANGPDGIESITYQSTTTTTLTNTDAFAEAISLAENVGAMVTAFVANAATVLALSKVKQTTDSNLPLLQPDPTLPTRRQILGVPLWSVPDTVVPDNVVWAIDGTRVFVIVRQDVDLRVDESRYFESDRLGIRATMRVGFGFPHEAAVVCIGEPDGS, encoded by the coding sequence ATGCCCTTGTACACCAACGCAGCCGGCGGGATACTCACCCCCGAAGAAGTCGGCGCACTCATCGTCCAGCCCGTCGAAGCCGCCTCGGTAGCCATGCAGATCGCCACCGTCGTCCCGACCAACAGCGGCGAGTTCCGCATCCCCATCGTCACCAACGACGCCGTCGCCGCCTGGACACCGGAGGGATCAGACATCAACCCCTCCGACGCCGGGGTCGACGAAGTCACTGTCAAGCCCGACAAGCTGGCGGCCCTGTCGATCATCTCCAACGAACTGGCCAACGACTCCTCACCCGCCGCTCAGAATGTCGTCGGGGATTCCATCGCCCGCGACCTCGCCCGCAAGGTCGACGCCGCGTTCTTCGCCGACACCACCGCGAACGGGCCTGACGGCATCGAGTCGATCACCTACCAGTCCACCACCACCACGACGCTGACGAACACCGACGCGTTCGCCGAAGCCATCTCCCTGGCCGAGAACGTCGGCGCGATGGTCACCGCGTTCGTCGCCAACGCCGCCACGGTGTTGGCCCTGTCGAAGGTCAAGCAGACCACCGACAGCAACCTGCCGCTGCTGCAGCCCGACCCCACACTGCCCACACGCCGCCAGATCCTTGGCGTGCCGTTGTGGTCAGTGCCCGACACCGTCGTCCCCGACAACGTCGTCTGGGCCATCGACGGCACACGGGTGTTCGTCATCGTGCGCCAGGACGTCGACCTGCGCGTCGATGAATCCCGATACTTCGAGTCCGACCGCCTCGGCATCAGGGCCACCATGCGCGTCGGGTTCGGCTTCCCCCACGAAGCCGCCGTGGTCTGCATCGGCGAACCCGACGGTTCCTAA
- a CDS encoding PASTA domain-containing protein → MMETNARRRALAGIALAACVVGAVAACSGGQQPSAASEQTSSPKSAPTTLVMPALQCMDWTDAEPLLRDAGWRGAVQKGEDVTNSACLPNQIGWQEPSPGEVIPSDAPITLRFVP, encoded by the coding sequence ATGATGGAGACGAATGCCCGGCGGCGGGCGCTGGCAGGAATAGCGCTGGCTGCTTGCGTCGTTGGCGCCGTGGCAGCGTGTTCCGGCGGTCAGCAGCCGTCGGCGGCGTCCGAGCAGACGAGCTCGCCGAAGTCGGCGCCGACGACTCTCGTGATGCCCGCATTGCAATGCATGGACTGGACCGACGCGGAACCACTGCTGCGTGACGCGGGATGGCGCGGCGCGGTGCAGAAAGGCGAGGATGTCACCAACTCTGCCTGTCTGCCGAATCAGATTGGCTGGCAAGAGCCTTCGCCGGGGGAGGTGATTCCCAGCGACGCCCCGATCACACTCCGGTTCGTGCCGTGA
- a CDS encoding DUF427 domain-containing protein has product MPVPDKPLQHQESVWDYPRPPRLEKFAGSITVELGGQVIASTERAWRVLETSHPPTYYLPGDCFADGVLRPASGSSWCEWKGQASYFDLVTPATVASRAGWTYLDPTPGFADIAGAVAVMASLVDRCTVNGETVIPQPGGFYGGWITSWIAGPFKGGPGSMGW; this is encoded by the coding sequence ATGCCGGTACCCGACAAACCGCTTCAGCACCAGGAGTCGGTGTGGGATTACCCTCGTCCGCCACGGCTGGAGAAGTTCGCCGGGTCGATCACCGTCGAGTTGGGCGGGCAGGTCATCGCCAGCACGGAGCGGGCCTGGCGCGTGCTCGAAACCAGCCACCCCCCAACGTATTACCTGCCGGGCGACTGTTTCGCGGACGGAGTCCTGCGGCCGGCGAGCGGCTCGTCGTGGTGTGAGTGGAAAGGCCAGGCCAGCTACTTCGACCTGGTGACGCCTGCGACCGTGGCGTCTCGCGCCGGGTGGACCTATCTGGACCCGACACCCGGATTCGCCGACATCGCCGGGGCCGTTGCCGTGATGGCCTCACTGGTGGATCGATGCACCGTCAACGGCGAAACCGTGATCCCGCAGCCCGGCGGCTTCTACGGCGGATGGATCACCAGCTGGATCGCCGGCCCCTTCAAAGGTGGCCCGGGTTCCATGGGGTGGTGA
- a CDS encoding DUF2742 domain-containing protein: MTGYPIEDARSLPGAGTPSREVKFYPVYEMLSPMLADPRLIPGTPVWCQLDDTDPAKWQAILWSAVWWAIAEECRQDAIAEAGEQIAAAEDWGDVARQVQRRRQIDEHRRAS; encoded by the coding sequence GTGACGGGTTACCCCATCGAGGACGCTCGCTCCCTGCCGGGGGCGGGCACCCCCTCGCGTGAAGTCAAGTTCTATCCCGTCTACGAGATGTTGTCACCGATGCTGGCTGACCCCAGGCTGATTCCAGGAACGCCGGTGTGGTGCCAGCTCGACGACACTGACCCCGCGAAGTGGCAGGCGATTCTGTGGTCGGCGGTGTGGTGGGCCATCGCCGAAGAATGCCGCCAGGACGCCATCGCCGAGGCGGGAGAACAGATCGCGGCTGCGGAGGATTGGGGCGACGTGGCCCGCCAAGTCCAGCGGCGCCGCCAGATCGATGAGCATCGGAGGGCATCGTGA
- a CDS encoding GGDEF domain-containing protein, with product MSRARQRWLRWWRQPDQFVRMTWFLRDHGMVRSTQNIMAFVAFSSALVPSSIFLSFGAPALATILVCAASASVGLGMTFFWLTRWPTRRQSIVAVSVGILCVAGWSVAGPGTVVPALSCTAFAITGAYLAFFHSVKLMTANVVLALATGAALTVRIADAVGWSVALSAFWTLWLLNTAVPIAVRCMAWALTHYVERANTDPLTGLLNRRGFLDEVCRLLDDNAGCTVLITAMVDLDDFKRVNDVSGHAAGDHILGVVSAVLHTLFPRRSAICRSGGEEFLIALCADEEQSVDDLGDEICAAIKRRALGVTASVGVATARPGRLSKRDIERLLGHQIAAADAAMYAAKRLGGDRASVAS from the coding sequence GTGAGCAGAGCTAGACAGCGCTGGCTGCGGTGGTGGCGGCAGCCCGACCAGTTTGTCCGGATGACGTGGTTCCTGCGCGACCACGGCATGGTTCGGTCCACCCAGAACATCATGGCGTTCGTCGCGTTCTCCTCCGCGCTGGTGCCGTCGAGCATCTTCTTGTCGTTCGGTGCGCCAGCGCTGGCCACCATATTGGTGTGCGCCGCGTCGGCGTCGGTCGGTCTCGGGATGACATTCTTCTGGCTGACTCGCTGGCCGACCCGGCGCCAGTCCATCGTTGCGGTATCCGTGGGCATTCTCTGTGTCGCCGGATGGTCGGTGGCCGGGCCGGGGACTGTCGTACCGGCGTTGTCGTGCACAGCTTTCGCGATAACTGGGGCCTACCTGGCGTTCTTCCACAGCGTCAAGCTGATGACGGCCAATGTCGTGTTGGCTCTCGCCACCGGGGCCGCGCTGACGGTGCGCATCGCCGACGCCGTCGGCTGGTCCGTTGCGCTGTCGGCGTTCTGGACGCTCTGGCTACTCAACACCGCGGTGCCCATCGCGGTCCGCTGCATGGCGTGGGCGTTGACCCACTATGTGGAACGGGCGAACACCGACCCGTTGACCGGGCTGCTGAACCGGCGCGGATTCCTCGACGAGGTCTGCCGGCTGCTCGACGACAACGCCGGGTGCACCGTTCTGATCACCGCCATGGTGGATCTCGACGACTTCAAACGCGTCAACGACGTCAGCGGCCACGCCGCCGGCGACCACATCCTGGGCGTGGTGAGCGCGGTGCTGCACACCCTGTTTCCGCGCCGGTCCGCGATCTGCCGTTCCGGCGGTGAAGAGTTCCTGATTGCGCTGTGCGCCGACGAGGAACAATCCGTCGACGACCTCGGCGATGAGATCTGCGCGGCGATCAAGCGCAGGGCACTGGGAGTCACCGCGAGCGTGGGGGTGGCCACGGCACGGCCCGGACGGTTGTCGAAGCGCGATATCGAACGCCTCCTCGGACACCAGATCGCGGCGGCTGACGCGGCGATGTATGCGGCCAAGAGGCTTGGCGGTGACCGGGCCAGCGTCGCGTCGTGA
- a CDS encoding AlbA family DNA-binding domain-containing protein: MIWSPSTEQEIVDAAANELLTETHYLDLKRELPPGNAGNKEIAKDIAAFALDGGIILIGVDEATSPPSINPVELDGLPERVEQVGAMRVQEGVAVSTVAIETPPGSGRGVLVVRVPASPRAPHMADDKYYGRGDKRNRVLSHAEVLRLHQQQVADHDDAIQAASRELDSFLGTTPSVKPPLMVALALPLGAPPGMLKPLSAAVGEWQTTVHEMLKAAGVEGQQRAFDPNFGNTTPVRRAGAVAVRTYTKEGRGFEDKRAAELQLRESGVLVLGSRRPVMEAVREGGEEWIFEELIVSHTELLVRLSGVLSDRFGFAGSWRFGLLVTGLEDKTSYAAHGRMRHSEPYSEDRYEASAAASLVEINSAPQRVVEDLVGPLLRSLNSRALFPELNSD, translated from the coding sequence GTGATCTGGTCACCGTCCACCGAGCAAGAGATTGTTGACGCGGCGGCTAACGAGCTGCTGACTGAAACCCACTACCTTGACCTCAAGCGTGAACTTCCGCCCGGCAACGCCGGCAACAAGGAGATCGCCAAAGACATCGCCGCGTTCGCGCTCGATGGCGGCATCATCCTGATCGGGGTAGATGAAGCCACGTCACCTCCGTCGATCAACCCTGTCGAACTGGACGGACTGCCGGAGCGGGTCGAGCAAGTCGGCGCGATGCGAGTGCAGGAGGGCGTCGCGGTGTCCACCGTCGCCATCGAGACGCCGCCCGGCAGCGGGCGAGGAGTACTGGTCGTCCGCGTCCCAGCATCGCCGCGGGCGCCCCACATGGCCGACGACAAGTACTACGGTCGTGGCGACAAGCGGAACCGAGTGTTGTCACATGCAGAAGTGCTTAGGCTTCACCAACAGCAAGTCGCCGACCATGACGACGCGATCCAGGCCGCAAGCCGTGAATTGGACAGCTTTTTAGGTACCACCCCCTCGGTGAAGCCTCCGCTGATGGTGGCGCTCGCCCTCCCGCTGGGGGCTCCCCCTGGAATGCTGAAGCCACTTTCGGCTGCTGTCGGCGAGTGGCAGACAACTGTGCACGAGATGCTGAAGGCCGCTGGCGTGGAAGGCCAGCAAAGGGCGTTTGACCCCAACTTCGGTAACACCACTCCTGTTCGCCGAGCCGGTGCTGTAGCTGTCAGGACCTACACCAAAGAGGGGAGGGGGTTTGAGGACAAGCGTGCTGCCGAGCTTCAACTGCGGGAATCAGGCGTCCTTGTGCTCGGATCTCGCCGTCCGGTTATGGAAGCCGTTCGAGAAGGTGGGGAGGAGTGGATATTCGAGGAGTTAATTGTTAGCCACACTGAACTTCTGGTGCGGTTGAGCGGCGTCCTTTCCGACCGATTTGGTTTCGCGGGGTCCTGGAGGTTCGGCCTGCTCGTCACTGGCCTGGAAGACAAAACGTCCTACGCGGCGCACGGGCGGATGCGGCACTCCGAGCCATATAGCGAAGATCGCTACGAGGCGTCGGCGGCGGCTTCTCTCGTGGAAATCAATTCGGCACCACAGCGGGTCGTCGAGGATCTGGTTGGCCCTCTGCTCCGCAGCCTGAACAGCCGGGCGCTGTTTCCTGAGCTAAACAGCGATTAG
- a CDS encoding helix-turn-helix domain-containing protein translates to MATAPSPDPPVDAWLTRSQVAERLQIPEKTLAQWASQKKGPPYRRFGRHTRYLLSQCIAWENSQFSGGDAA, encoded by the coding sequence ATGGCCACCGCGCCCTCACCCGACCCACCGGTCGACGCCTGGCTAACCCGATCTCAGGTCGCCGAACGGCTCCAAATCCCCGAGAAGACACTGGCCCAGTGGGCCAGCCAGAAGAAGGGTCCGCCCTACCGACGTTTCGGAAGGCACACCAGGTACTTGCTGTCACAGTGCATCGCTTGGGAGAACAGCCAATTCAGCGGCGGTGACGCTGCGTGA